The region AAGaaaaattttaaaagaaaactAAGGAGCACACGTATAAAAGAAACAAATTAAAAGTTTTTTTCGATTCTTTTCTTTAATGTCATGATAATGATAGCATTAAAAAATAGACTTGAACATTCTTCCCCCTATCCAAGGGATATAAGTTCTACAGTTCAATCATACATACCTCGTTCTCTCACTTGATGCACAGTTTCTCCCTCGGAGTTGGGTTCCATGATCATTCGAAAATAAATATCTTGTAAAACTTCACTAAATTTACCAACATAAATTACACTAAATTTACCAACATAAACTACAGCAGTTCTTTTATTTATTGACCAAAACAGGCACCTTTAAAAGTAAAGGTGACCCAGGGGCCGCCAACTTACAACCAAACAACACTGGTCCAAAGATAAACCACTGCATAAAAAGTTCATGAAATCTAGCAAAAAGTACAAATGAACTTCCACGTCCCTACATGAATTCATAATCACCTTCAACATTGGTGAACTATGAAAACAAAATGAAGCTTAATCAACCACCCAAAATACCAAAAAGTTCTATCAAAGTTTTCTAGTCCAAAACAAAACAGTCCATCCCACCTCCTATTATACTGCGGCAGAGGAGGTGACGAGATCTCTTCAAAAGGAAAACTGTACAAGTTCAACCTTCCTATTTCCACAGTTCAGCAATGACTTGCACAAAGGAGATCAAAACAACGCTATCAAAGAAAGATAAATAACCAGAAATGAGCAGCATTGTTAAACAAAAACAGCTTAAAACCCTTATACAATCAACACAATGGATCTATGGCCAAAGAAGACATGATACTCTAGAAAAATAAACTTATACTACAGCTGAAACCAGCATGTTTCCTCCATGCCGTGCATCAAACCAGCAGGACCAAGTGAAGAGCATGAATGCATGATTACTTCTAAGTCTGACGGACACCTCCACCGCACACTTTGTAGAGCTAATGGTTATGTGAGGTAGCAAATTAAAACAGTAATGACAAAAGTTTTCAGAATTCTTCTACAAGTGATTTTAGAATCAAAGTGTAGGCATTGAACGCTGTGTGAAGTCCAATAAAACCTTCCTCTGTTGTTCATTTGTATGAGGCAGACTTGCTCGTAAAAGTTCCACTGGCATTTCTCTACTAATAGCTTTTGTTGCATCTGAACCTATAGCAGACATGTCTGTTAGACCCTGTGCAAGCAGAGACTGCACAGTAGTGTCATACTTGCTGATGCAGTACTTTGTGAGAAGGTTAAAGAAAACATCAAAAGAAGCCTGCCAAAAGGCTCGATTCGGCATGCTGCAGTTTACAGCAGTATGAGGATCTCTTAGAATTTCAGTAGCCCTTTCAAGAGCAGCTATTAGGATAATAGAAGCACCATCTCCAGCAGGGCTCCCAAGGGGTCTGAGAGGCGGATGCTCGGCGGAACAGACAACTGAAGCAAGACAGGCCCCAAGTGCTCTAAGGTCCATTCTACGAACACTAGACGAAACAGTCTTCACAAGATTGATAGTCGTTTCAGCAGTTGATGTTTCAGATGGAAGGGCCCCAAACAAAAACCTTAAATGACGGAATATGGCCATACAGACTACTCGCATGAGGTCAGCACTAGAAAAGAGTAGCTGAAGGTACCTTGATAGGAGCTTTCGACCCTTGGGAAGAGAGACTACGCCAAGGAAAACAAAGTCATCTTCAGGAGCCATATTTACGGTGTGCCCATTTTTGCCAAGCGGATCAACAAGTTGAAGTGAAGATGCCAGACCCTCAAGCAAAACCTCTCGACGGCTCCTTAGCTGCAACACATCTTGAAGTTCATTGAACTTTAGGAACCTGTCAATATCATCAACGTCAAGAAGAAGAGAAAGGCCATCTTCAATAGTTACTCGGGCCGCAAGCATTGGCTCCTGCTCCAAGGGCTTCACCAATCCTTTCTGTTCACCGCTGTCAGTGCCTAGTGAATTTGGTGCTTCAACTTCAAGTAGTGGACGAGGTCTGCGAATTGAAGAGAAGGAAACTCGCCCAAGAGCGTCAACCTTTAGAAAAGCATGTGGCTCAGTATTAGCTCGAGCACGGGAAGTATAATCCTTGAGGTTGGTCGGGCAAAAATGGTGTCTCATTTTCGCAGCAAAACCTTTCTTTACTAGACAAGCTTGGTGGTAATAGTCATCAACGTACGGGTCATTACTGTGTGTGGCAGCAAGCTGCATTCTCACAATGTTATCAATTTCCTCAGCTGTCATATACTTGGCTCTGAACTGTGGCCATCCACCATCACCCCATTGGCTGCTTGCATCAAAACCCTGGTTAGAATACGGGATACCCTGCCTACCTCTTGGAAACAACTTAGGTCTCTGGTCTCTCATATCAGCCGATCCAAGCATTTTAAAGTTATTCATCAAAGGTTGAGCAGGAGAAAGATGCCGATTAATTAGCTGTGGCTGTAATCCTGATACATGGCCAAATGAAGGCTGATTCTGATGGTGCATTCTATGATGTTGCATATGCTGCTGCTGCAGCAACTGTGGAGGCATTAAACCATTCTGATTAGGTAACTGTTGATGCAAGAGATTGTTTGAGGGGCTGGAATTATCTCCAGAATATATACCCGTACGGTTGATCCATTGATTTGGTGGTCGACTGTTTACAGGAAGACCAGGTGGCGCAAACTGAGACAAACCTCCACCCAATGGAGAACCATGGGGTGATCCCATAAATTGCAGCTGTGAACTAGAGAAGGGAGGATGACTGGCCGCATTAATTGGCAATTGATTCGCACCTGGAAGATGAGAAATATTAGAATAGTGTGGCAGCTGGTTGGGTGGAGGCTGCAAAGATCTGCCTCCAGGAGGAGGATATGAAGTAAAAGATGATTTTGGAACAAGGATTGGTTCACTGGAAAAGTGATTCTGCTGGACAGTGtgttgctgttgctgttgctgttgctgttgctgctgttcAGGATATGAAGATGTTCTGTGCAACAGATATGATTCCTCGGGATGAGCATAAGAAGACTGCAGCTGCGATGGCCATTTTTTGCTTTCTTGGGCACTTTCTGCGTCAATTTCGTGCTGATTATACCAGTTAGAGGGCTCTGCTTCTTGCACCCACCCAAAAGCAGATGAAC is a window of Apium graveolens cultivar Ventura unplaced genomic scaffold, ASM990537v1 ctg7164, whole genome shotgun sequence DNA encoding:
- the LOC141703881 gene encoding protein PAT1 homolog, which gives rise to MDGFDNDSNSNSQPIESNSSTVFDASQYAFFGNDVVEEVELGGLEDDDENEYLPALEFDNEAHHLDTEEGSALESLPEVDELAATFSELNKAVNVPRSAGDLGNRGSRGSSSAFGWVQEAEPSNWYNQHEIDAESAQESKKWPSQLQSSYAHPEESYLLHRTSSYPEQQQQQQQQQQQHTVQQNHFSSEPILVPKSSFTSYPPPGGRSLQPPPNQLPHYSNISHLPGANQLPINAASHPPFSSSQLQFMGSPHGSPLGGGLSQFAPPGLPVNSRPPNQWINRTGIYSGDNSSPSNNLLHQQLPNQNGLMPPQLLQQQHMQHHRMHHQNQPSFGHVSGLQPQLINRHLSPAQPLMNNFKMLGSADMRDQRPKLFPRGRQGIPYSNQGFDASSQWGDGGWPQFRAKYMTAEEIDNIVRMQLAATHSNDPYVDDYYHQACLVKKGFAAKMRHHFCPTNLKDYTSRARANTEPHAFLKVDALGRVSFSSIRRPRPLLEVEAPNSLGTDSGEQKGLVKPLEQEPMLAARVTIEDGLSLLLDVDDIDRFLKFNELQDVLQLRSRREVLLEGLASSLQLVDPLGKNGHTVNMAPEDDFVFLGVVSLPKGRKLLSRYLQLLFSSADLMRVVCMAIFRHLRFLFGALPSETSTAETTINLVKTVSSSVRRMDLRALGACLASVVCSAEHPPLRPLGSPAGDGASIILIAALERATEILRDPHTAVNCSMPNRAFWQASFDVFFNLLTKYCISKYDTTVQSLLAQGLTDMSAIGSDATKAISREMPVELLRASLPHTNEQQRKVLLDFTQRSMPTL